A stretch of DNA from Betaproteobacteria bacterium:
TTGCAAGGCGTCGTCGCCGACTGGTCTTCGGACCAGCGGGCATTCAAGGGCGTACCCTGGGGCAAGGCCATGATGTGGATCTTTCTCCTGAGCGATACCTTCATCTTCAGCTGTTTCTTGATTTCGTACATGACGGTACGAATGTCCACCACGGAGCCTTGGCCCAACCCCAGCGAGGTTTTTGCGCTGACACTCTTTGGCAACAAAATCCCCCTCATCCTGATCGCCATCATGACCTTTGTCTTGATCAGCAGTAGCGGGACGATGGCCATGGCCGTCAAATTCGGGTATGAAAAAAATAAAAAGGTGACCTTTATCTTGTTGCTGATCACCGCGGCTCTGGGTGCCACCTTCGTCGGCATGCAAGCCTTCGAGTGGACCAAGTTGATCATGGAAGGGGCGCGTCCGTGGGGCAACCCCTGGGGCGCGGCCCAGTTTGGCTCGGCGTTTTTCATGATCACGGGTTTCCACGGCACTCACGTG
This window harbors:
- a CDS encoding bb3-type cytochrome oxidase subunit IV, coding for MSQPALTRGAEVLPLSEGLQGVVADWSSDQRAFKGVPWGKAMMWIFLLSDTFIFSCFLISYMTVRMSTTEPWPNPSEVFALTLFGNKIPLILIAIMTFVLISSSGTMAMAVKFGYEKNKKVTFILLLITAALGATFVGMQAFEWTKLIMEGARPWGNPWGAAQFGSAFFMITGFHGTHVSIGVIFLIIVAIKVLRGDLDRQRPGFLTGRKGNYEIVETMGLYWHFVDLVWVFIFAFFYLW